One stretch of bacterium DNA includes these proteins:
- a CDS encoding bacteriohemerythrin, whose amino-acid sequence MSLNKKLILFCLSAALSPLIIYSFSKSYHLNFLIDWSIFSLLFFTITGIFISKTSTNPLNSLFFVLEKMKEGDFSYSGKNESDLNNEKNDINLNFDKHISSVAMKVRNLVFQLEKDLEILYKSGKKLGEITKNSTNIAEEVAKTTEQLAIGANNQVNDIITCSENINEISNTSQQVNNQVKQIGKIADDFLNIALQGKQDIDSTLIMINEIKDASKLAAEQISYLGQLGSEIGEIVELITNITKQTNLLALNASIEAARAGAEGKGFAVVANEVKKLAEQSASSTHQIREIVIKVQTESKKSVDTTLNNLDKVENGVKAFNLIKENFDKIYEQSKIIDTESDKINSSISELVEKNEAMNLAISSVAAVAETNAAAAQEISASTQEHSAGTHELEKHAHSLLIMARTLNVSCSVFKTDDKPVIFFWSEKFFTGVTEIDYQHFKIVNYVNSLYQLYLKNKKHPELGKTLKELANFTIGHFGYEEKLFAKFNYPDVKQHKKEHENLLGNITKFLNAYEKHDAEIDDSLINFLTDWLNHHILEVDMKYAPFFKANGVD is encoded by the coding sequence ATGAGTTTAAATAAAAAGTTAATTTTATTTTGTTTATCGGCAGCACTTTCTCCATTAATCATTTATTCCTTTTCAAAAAGTTATCATCTTAATTTTTTAATCGATTGGAGCATATTTTCTTTATTGTTTTTCACAATAACAGGGATTTTTATTTCTAAAACATCTACTAATCCTTTAAACTCTTTGTTTTTTGTTCTGGAAAAAATGAAGGAAGGCGATTTTAGTTATTCCGGTAAAAATGAATCTGATTTAAATAATGAAAAAAACGATATCAACTTAAATTTTGATAAACATATTTCGAGTGTCGCAATGAAAGTCAGGAATCTTGTATTTCAACTTGAAAAGGATCTTGAAATTTTGTATAAATCAGGTAAAAAACTCGGAGAAATAACCAAAAATTCAACCAATATAGCCGAAGAAGTTGCTAAAACCACTGAACAGCTTGCAATAGGGGCAAATAATCAGGTAAATGATATAATAACTTGTTCAGAAAATATCAATGAAATTTCTAATACCTCGCAACAAGTAAATAATCAGGTTAAACAAATTGGCAAAATAGCCGATGATTTTTTAAACATTGCACTGCAAGGTAAACAAGACATTGATTCAACTCTTATTATGATAAATGAAATCAAAGATGCTAGCAAACTTGCAGCAGAGCAAATCTCTTATCTCGGGCAACTTGGCAGTGAAATTGGTGAAATAGTTGAATTAATCACTAATATAACAAAACAAACAAATCTTTTGGCGCTAAACGCCTCTATAGAAGCAGCTAGAGCAGGTGCGGAAGGAAAAGGCTTTGCTGTCGTAGCTAATGAAGTTAAAAAACTTGCCGAACAATCAGCAAGTTCTACTCATCAAATACGTGAAATTGTAATAAAAGTTCAAACAGAATCCAAAAAATCTGTAGATACAACTTTAAACAATCTGGACAAAGTTGAAAACGGAGTTAAAGCGTTCAATCTTATAAAAGAAAACTTCGACAAAATATATGAACAATCAAAAATTATTGATACAGAATCAGATAAAATTAATTCTTCAATCAGCGAACTTGTAGAAAAAAACGAAGCTATGAACCTTGCCATATCAAGCGTGGCAGCGGTTGCTGAAACTAATGCCGCGGCTGCACAGGAAATATCAGCCTCTACTCAAGAACATTCAGCAGGCACACACGAACTTGAAAAACATGCCCATTCTCTTTTAATTATGGCGAGGACATTAAATGTTTCCTGCTCTGTTTTTAAGACTGATGACAAACCTGTAATCTTCTTCTGGAGCGAAAAATTCTTTACAGGTGTTACTGAAATAGATTATCAGCATTTTAAAATCGTTAATTACGTTAATAGTCTTTATCAGTTATATCTGAAAAACAAAAAACATCCTGAATTAGGTAAAACATTAAAAGAACTCGCTAACTTTACAATAGGTCATTTTGGCTACGAAGAAAAGCTTTTTGCCAAGTTTAATTACCCTGATGTAAAACAGCACAAAAAAGAACACGAAAATTTACTGGGAAACATCACCAAGTTTCTGAATGCGTATGAAAAACATGATGCAGAAATAGATGATTCTCTTATTAACTTTCTGACCGACTGGTTAAATCATCACATACTGGAAGTAGACATGAAATATGCTCCGTTTTTTAAAGCCAACGGGGTAGATTAA